One genomic window of Medicago truncatula cultivar Jemalong A17 chromosome 1, MtrunA17r5.0-ANR, whole genome shotgun sequence includes the following:
- the LOC25484407 gene encoding CASP-like protein 5B3 codes for MKDFPGTPGTVLGLILRLSQFIFAAGSIAFMVSSSSFFNFTAFCYLIAAMGLQAIWSFVLALMDAYAVVRRKVLHNPVLVCLYLVGDWATSTLSLAAACSSAGITVLFFNDLRHCYFGEECRNYQLSVVCAFLSWIPISISSLIMLWLLAAG; via the exons ATGAAGGATTTTCCTGGGACACCAGGTACTGTCCTTGGTTTGATTCTGAGGTTGTCACAGTTCATTTTTGCAGCAGGCTCAATTGCTTTCATGGTTTCATCATcaagtttctttaattttactgCCTTTTG TTACTTGATAGCTGCAATGGGTTTACAAGCCATTTGGAGTTTTGTGCTTGCTTTAATGGATGCATACGCTGTGGTGAGAAGGAAAGTTCTTCACAACCCTGTACTGGTTTGCCTCTATCTGGTTGGAGATTGG GCAACATCCACACTATCTCTAGCTGCAGCGTGTTCCTCAGCCGGCATCACAGTTTTGTTCTTTAATGATCTAAGACATTGCTATTTTGGAGAGGAATGCCGAAACTACCAGCTTTCAGTTGTGTGTGCCTTCTTGAGCTGGATACCGATTTCAATATCGTCCTTAATTATGCTTTGGCTATTAGCTGCAGGGTAG